A single region of the Streptomyces vilmorinianum genome encodes:
- a CDS encoding YhjD/YihY/BrkB family envelope integrity protein: protein MPPTSGAPRDGAPAEHGHWLHRLHRSLLTSVIGLAWNRGREVELMHRAMGFAALSLLTLVPLLIVVAAADLARGQGFARWLIQGLGVSEVSQEEVELLFGKPGQALQRTTAFGLAALAAFGVTFGSAVQTGYERVWDLPTARWHTMWRHVVWLAVLVAALLLFVATPAPEESSVAATFAIALGDVIGAFLFFWWSQRFLLCGRIRWRALAPGALCTALGLFGLRIFSQFVFSPLIASNAVTYGQFGTVLVLQSWLVGVGYVVYGAALVGRLIHEHLVRRRIDRLPAELPDDLA from the coding sequence ATGCCCCCCACTTCCGGTGCGCCCCGCGACGGTGCCCCCGCCGAGCACGGTCACTGGCTCCACCGGCTCCACCGATCCCTCCTGACCTCGGTCATCGGGCTCGCCTGGAACCGCGGGCGCGAGGTGGAGCTGATGCACCGCGCGATGGGCTTCGCGGCGCTCAGCCTCCTCACCCTCGTCCCCCTGCTCATCGTCGTCGCCGCCGCCGACCTCGCCCGCGGCCAGGGCTTCGCCCGCTGGCTCATCCAGGGACTCGGCGTCTCCGAGGTCTCGCAGGAGGAGGTCGAACTGCTCTTCGGCAAGCCGGGACAGGCGCTGCAACGCACCACCGCCTTCGGTCTCGCCGCCCTCGCCGCCTTCGGTGTGACCTTCGGATCCGCCGTCCAGACCGGCTACGAACGGGTCTGGGACCTGCCCACCGCGCGCTGGCACACCATGTGGCGGCACGTCGTCTGGCTGGCCGTCCTCGTCGCCGCGCTCCTCCTCTTCGTCGCCACCCCCGCACCCGAGGAGTCCTCCGTGGCGGCCACCTTCGCCATCGCCCTCGGCGACGTCATCGGCGCCTTCCTCTTCTTCTGGTGGTCCCAGCGCTTCCTGCTGTGCGGACGCATCCGCTGGCGCGCGCTGGCCCCGGGGGCGCTCTGCACGGCCCTGGGGCTGTTCGGGCTGCGGATCTTCTCCCAGTTCGTCTTCTCCCCGCTGATCGCGTCCAACGCGGTGACATACGGTCAGTTCGGCACGGTCCTCGTGCTGCAGTCCTGGCTCGTCGGCGTCGGTTACGTCGTCTACGGCGCCGCCCTCGTCGGCCGCCTCATCCACGAACACCTGGTCCGCCGCCGGATCGACCGGCTCCCGGCCGAACTGCCCGACGACCTCGCGTGA
- a CDS encoding PP2C family protein-serine/threonine phosphatase, which yields MSERAGAQASLVEEHAAVLARLRAATDAIGEIGAHLDETAVCEDLAAFLCRHGYEAAAVDVRPEEGATWVRAAMAGDPKLVDRLEPRPHAGAARTYADVAPGGVAVRVLTVPLEWRDRVVGSVSAVSARTGGFTDHETAMVHDAARLAAVHLGHARRLAATERTAFHLQQALVAEPGRPHPNLEIAGRYLPAGARTLVGGDWFETVRLHFGRSLLVVGDVMGHGLDAAVDMNAYRSALRDVASTDLPPHRVLRQLDSVVADDGGMRPATCLLAQVDPARRVATFASAGHLPPVIVAADGSADLVELPVGPPLGTGVGGYEPVNRTLAPSDTLVLFTDGLVERRGEDIDVSLARLSTLRLRAGSGPEEVVEEVLERLDARHAEDDVAVLAARLRERPAP from the coding sequence GTGTCGGAGCGAGCGGGGGCGCAGGCCTCCCTGGTCGAGGAGCATGCCGCGGTGCTGGCCAGGCTGCGTGCCGCGACGGACGCGATCGGGGAGATCGGCGCCCACCTCGACGAGACGGCCGTCTGCGAGGACCTGGCCGCGTTCCTCTGCCGCCACGGGTACGAGGCGGCGGCCGTGGACGTCCGGCCCGAGGAGGGCGCCACCTGGGTGCGCGCCGCGATGGCGGGCGATCCGAAGCTCGTGGACCGCCTGGAGCCGCGGCCGCACGCCGGGGCGGCACGGACGTATGCGGACGTGGCCCCCGGAGGCGTCGCCGTGCGGGTCCTGACGGTGCCCCTGGAGTGGCGGGACCGGGTCGTCGGTTCCGTGAGCGCGGTGAGCGCGCGCACCGGCGGCTTCACGGACCACGAGACGGCCATGGTCCACGACGCGGCCCGGCTCGCCGCCGTGCACCTGGGCCACGCCCGCCGGCTCGCCGCGACCGAGCGGACCGCGTTCCATCTGCAGCAGGCCCTCGTCGCGGAGCCGGGCCGGCCGCACCCCAATCTGGAGATCGCCGGCCGCTATCTGCCGGCCGGCGCCAGAACGCTGGTGGGCGGCGACTGGTTCGAGACCGTACGGCTCCACTTCGGCCGCAGCCTCCTGGTGGTGGGGGACGTGATGGGGCACGGCCTCGACGCGGCCGTCGACATGAACGCGTACCGTTCGGCGCTGCGGGACGTGGCCTCGACGGATCTTCCGCCCCATCGCGTGCTCCGCCAGCTCGACTCGGTCGTCGCGGACGACGGCGGCATGCGGCCGGCGACCTGTCTGCTCGCCCAGGTCGACCCGGCGCGCCGCGTGGCCACCTTCGCCAGCGCCGGGCACCTGCCGCCCGTGATCGTCGCCGCGGACGGCTCCGCCGACCTCGTCGAGCTCCCCGTCGGCCCGCCGCTGGGCACGGGCGTCGGCGGATACGAACCCGTGAACCGGACCCTGGCCCCCTCCGACACGCTCGTGCTCTTCACCGACGGACTGGTGGAACGGCGCGGCGAGGACATCGACGTCTCGCTCGCCCGGCTCTCCACGCTCCGTCTGCGCGCCGGTTCCGGCCCCGAGGAGGTCGTGGAGGAGGTCCTGGAACGGCTCGACGCCCGCCACGCGGAGGACGACGTCGCCGTGCTCGCGGCCCGGCTCCGCGAACGCCCCGCGCCCTAG
- a CDS encoding DNA-binding protein, whose product MTKPNESPGTDPPRGIGAPATRALTAAGYTTLEELAGVPESELLALHGVGPGALTVLREVMAERGLSFR is encoded by the coding sequence ATGACGAAGCCGAACGAGTCACCGGGCACGGACCCTCCACGCGGCATCGGCGCGCCCGCCACCCGGGCGCTCACCGCGGCCGGGTACACCACGCTCGAAGAGCTCGCCGGAGTGCCCGAGAGCGAACTCCTCGCACTGCACGGCGTGGGACCCGGAGCGCTGACCGTGCTTCGGGAGGTCATGGCGGAACGAGGCCTGTCCTTCCGCTGA
- a CDS encoding AAA family ATPase has protein sequence MTTGYFTSVDDVAERLAAAGYLASPAVATTVFLADRLGKPLLVEGPAGVGKTELAKAVAQVAGARLVRLQCYEGVDESRALYEWNHAKQLLRITAGRDESWDETRTDIFGEEFLLSRPLLTAIRSEDPTVLLIDETDKADIEVEGLLLEVLSDFQITVPELGTITATRRPFVVLTSNAARELSEALRRRCLFLHIGFPEEELERRIVTAKVPGLDAALAASVVRVVGALRAMDLRKVPSVAETIDWARTLLALGAGTLDETVVRDSLGVLLKHQDDILKAAAKLDLDAV, from the coding sequence ATGACGACCGGGTACTTCACCTCCGTCGACGATGTCGCCGAGCGCCTCGCCGCGGCCGGCTATCTCGCCTCGCCCGCCGTCGCCACCACCGTCTTCCTCGCCGACCGGCTGGGCAAGCCGCTCCTCGTCGAGGGCCCCGCCGGGGTCGGCAAGACCGAGCTGGCCAAGGCCGTCGCCCAGGTCGCGGGCGCCCGTCTGGTCCGGCTCCAGTGCTACGAGGGCGTCGACGAGTCGCGCGCCCTGTACGAGTGGAACCACGCCAAGCAACTGCTGCGCATCACGGCCGGCCGCGACGAGTCCTGGGACGAGACCCGTACGGACATCTTCGGCGAGGAGTTCCTCCTCTCCCGCCCCCTCCTCACCGCGATCCGCTCCGAGGACCCGACGGTGCTGCTCATCGACGAGACCGACAAGGCCGACATCGAGGTGGAGGGGCTGCTTCTCGAGGTGCTCAGCGACTTCCAGATCACCGTTCCCGAGCTCGGCACCATCACGGCGACCCGGCGCCCGTTCGTCGTCCTGACCTCCAACGCCGCCCGCGAGCTGTCCGAGGCGCTGCGGCGCCGCTGCCTCTTCCTTCACATCGGCTTCCCGGAGGAGGAGCTGGAACGCCGGATCGTGACGGCGAAGGTGCCGGGGCTCGACGCGGCCCTCGCGGCGTCGGTGGTACGGGTGGTCGGCGCGCTGCGCGCTATGGACCTGCGGAAGGTGCCGTCGGTCGCGGAGACGATCGACTGGGCCCGTACCCTGCTCGCCCTCGGCGCCGGAACGCTCGACGAGACGGTCGTACGCGACAGTCTGGGCGTCCTCCTCAAACACCAGGACGACATCCTGAAGGCGGCCGCGAAGCTCGATCTGGACGCGGTGTGA
- a CDS encoding luciferase family protein, producing MNTARHASERLMSWPSLVPGRAQCGAELGLRTATHEIVHFHGEHEADVHLTRAMIAKLRPALLGSSAVRLRAGSGWVTVRLDMGSDIDLLATLVSAALQASSGGPDLAPDGCTRAGALTPGAGGR from the coding sequence ATGAACACAGCCAGGCACGCCAGTGAACGTCTGATGAGCTGGCCCTCGCTGGTCCCCGGCCGCGCCCAGTGCGGCGCCGAGCTCGGTCTGCGCACCGCGACACACGAGATCGTGCACTTCCACGGCGAGCACGAGGCCGACGTCCACCTCACCCGCGCCATGATCGCGAAGCTGCGCCCCGCCCTGCTGGGGTCGAGCGCCGTGCGACTGCGCGCCGGCTCGGGCTGGGTGACGGTCCGTCTGGACATGGGCTCCGACATCGACCTCCTCGCGACCCTGGTGAGCGCCGCGCTCCAGGCCTCCAGCGGAGGCCCGGACCTCGCGCCGGACGGCTGCACCCGCGCCGGCGCGCTCACCCCCGGCGCGGGCGGCCGCTGA
- a CDS encoding NUDIX domain-containing protein → MANTWLPPAEYIATLPRATAYACLYFTDTDGRPLQLRATYSPELWQWPGGNMDPGETPWETAVRECHEETGIVFGGEPRLLGTHFVGHRGEEWPANHIGFIFDGGVLTDEQLAGIVLDPDEHSEFRLRTLAEWEREMAPGNFARLAEIDRARRSGTTVYVETGADT, encoded by the coding sequence ATGGCGAACACCTGGCTGCCGCCCGCCGAGTACATCGCGACGCTGCCGAGGGCGACGGCGTACGCCTGTCTGTACTTCACCGACACCGACGGCCGGCCCCTCCAGCTGCGCGCCACGTACAGCCCCGAGCTGTGGCAGTGGCCCGGCGGCAACATGGACCCGGGCGAGACGCCGTGGGAGACGGCGGTACGCGAGTGCCACGAGGAGACGGGCATCGTCTTCGGGGGCGAGCCGAGGCTCCTCGGCACCCACTTCGTCGGCCACCGCGGCGAGGAGTGGCCGGCCAACCACATCGGATTCATCTTCGACGGCGGCGTCCTGACGGACGAGCAGCTCGCCGGGATCGTCCTCGACCCCGACGAGCACAGCGAGTTCCGCCTGCGCACCCTCGCCGAATGGGAGCGGGAGATGGCACCGGGGAACTTCGCGCGGCTCGCCGAGATCGACCGTGCCCGCCGTTCCGGCACGACCGTGTACGTGGAGACCGGCGCCGACACCTGA
- a CDS encoding vWA domain-containing protein — MSTPPAGVTDRLTGLVHALRAHGLSIGTGESVDAGHALEAVGFADRERMREALAATLLHKEGQRALFDRVFDLYFPLTDGRETEPADEAFDTAALRERLAAALASDDRQALTRLAGEAVGGLGGYGSAPDSDGWSSYQTLARLRPETLLARVRAMLGEAAVDGPEFTDRLTDDEIRRRIEAFRERVRTEARRRVAERQGRDRVARRAVAGTADSVDFLLAGRDRLDELRATVRPLARKLATRLAARRRRAARGQIDLRRTLRGSLSTGGVPMRPVLRRRRPGRPELVLLCDVSGSVAGFANFTMLLVQALHDQFSRVRVFAFVNRVDEVTDLIARGSADPAGLGARILDEAEVTGWHGQSDYGTALGEFAERYADAVGPRTAVFVLGDARTNMSDPNLPALKLIADRARRVHWLNPEAPSLWSTGDSAALAYAELVEMHPSRNARQLGELIGRLLPV; from the coding sequence GTGAGCACGCCGCCGGCGGGGGTGACGGACCGGCTCACCGGTCTCGTGCACGCGCTGCGGGCGCACGGCCTGTCCATCGGCACCGGCGAGAGCGTGGACGCGGGCCACGCCCTGGAGGCCGTGGGCTTCGCCGACCGGGAACGGATGCGGGAGGCGCTCGCCGCCACGCTGCTCCACAAGGAGGGGCAACGCGCGCTCTTCGACCGGGTCTTCGACCTGTACTTTCCGCTCACCGACGGGCGGGAGACGGAGCCGGCCGACGAGGCGTTCGACACGGCCGCGCTGCGGGAGCGGCTGGCCGCCGCGCTGGCCTCCGACGACCGGCAGGCGCTGACGCGGCTGGCGGGCGAGGCGGTGGGCGGCCTCGGCGGGTACGGCTCCGCACCGGACTCCGACGGCTGGTCCTCGTACCAGACGCTCGCCCGGCTGCGCCCCGAGACACTGCTCGCCCGTGTACGGGCCATGCTGGGGGAAGCCGCCGTGGACGGACCGGAGTTCACCGACCGGCTGACGGACGACGAGATCCGGCGCCGTATCGAGGCCTTCCGGGAGCGGGTACGGACGGAGGCGCGCCGGCGGGTCGCCGAGCGGCAGGGCCGGGACCGGGTCGCGCGGCGCGCGGTGGCGGGCACCGCGGACAGCGTCGACTTCCTGCTCGCGGGCCGGGACCGGCTGGACGAACTGCGCGCGACGGTGCGGCCGCTGGCACGGAAGCTCGCGACCCGTCTCGCGGCCCGGCGACGGCGCGCCGCGCGCGGGCAGATCGATCTGCGGCGGACGCTGCGCGGCTCGCTGTCGACCGGGGGCGTACCGATGCGGCCGGTGCTGCGGCGCCGCCGTCCGGGGCGCCCGGAGCTCGTCCTGCTCTGCGACGTGTCGGGGTCCGTCGCGGGGTTCGCGAACTTCACCATGCTGCTGGTCCAGGCGCTGCACGACCAGTTCAGCAGGGTACGGGTGTTCGCCTTCGTCAACCGGGTCGACGAGGTGACCGACCTGATCGCCCGGGGCTCGGCCGACCCGGCGGGCCTCGGCGCGCGCATCCTCGACGAGGCCGAGGTGACCGGCTGGCACGGGCAGAGCGACTACGGGACCGCGCTGGGCGAGTTCGCCGAGCGGTACGCCGACGCCGTCGGCCCGCGCACCGCGGTCTTCGTCCTCGGCGACGCCCGGACGAACATGAGCGACCCGAACCTCCCGGCGCTGAAGCTCATCGCTGACCGGGCCCGCCGCGTCCACTGGCTCAACCCCGAGGCGCCCTCGCTCTGGTCGACGGGCGACTCGGCCGCACTCGCCTACGCCGAGCTGGTCGAGATGCACCCGTCCCGCAACGCGCGGCAGCTGGGCGAACTGATCGGCCGGCTGCTGCCGGTCTGA